From Staphylococcus sp. M0911, a single genomic window includes:
- a CDS encoding SDR family oxidoreductase, with amino-acid sequence MNKKIALITGSSTGLGLETASLLAKNGYKVYATMRHLEKQDALIQLSQQDGIDLEVKQLDVTNLDHINQVVTDIINTEGRIDILINNAGAGFVKTTELASDDEIMWQLNLNLMGVIRMTKAVLPYMRNQRDGRIINISSVGGLVGQPFNEIYCATKFGVEGYTEAMASYVQPEFNIKFTLIEPGGIQSEFTNNVMAQLQSTGGLKDDDYKPILDSYLGGLKENYGAGSSQTSEEVAIVILNTLEMEEPPIRTRTSDWSEAFTELKTQADPTGKEQQRRVVKLLGK; translated from the coding sequence ATAAAGTATACGCAACGATGCGTCATTTAGAAAAGCAAGATGCACTCATACAATTATCACAGCAAGACGGTATAGACTTAGAAGTCAAACAACTAGATGTTACAAATTTAGATCATATCAATCAAGTCGTTACTGACATTATCAATACTGAAGGTCGTATTGATATCCTTATTAATAACGCAGGTGCTGGCTTTGTTAAAACAACGGAACTCGCATCAGATGATGAAATCATGTGGCAATTGAATTTAAACTTAATGGGCGTCATTCGTATGACAAAAGCAGTCTTACCATATATGAGAAATCAAAGAGACGGACGTATCATTAATATATCTTCTGTTGGCGGTCTTGTAGGCCAACCATTTAACGAAATTTATTGTGCAACTAAATTCGGTGTAGAAGGTTATACGGAAGCGATGGCTAGTTACGTTCAACCAGAATTCAATATTAAATTCACTCTCATCGAACCAGGTGGCATTCAATCAGAATTCACAAATAATGTGATGGCACAACTACAGTCTACGGGTGGTCTTAAAGATGATGATTACAAGCCAATACTTGATTCATACTTAGGTGGTCTGAAAGAGAATTATGGCGCGGGGTCATCTCAAACTTCTGAAGAAGTCGCTATCGTCATACTTAATACGTTAGAAATGGAAGAACCACCTATTCGTACTCGTACATCAGACTGGTCTGAAGCATTTACCGAACTCAAAACACAGGCTGATCCAACGGGTAAAGAACAACAACGTCGTGTTGTTAAATTATTAGGAAAATAG